A single window of Dermacentor albipictus isolate Rhodes 1998 colony chromosome 1, USDA_Dalb.pri_finalv2, whole genome shotgun sequence DNA harbors:
- the LOC135896143 gene encoding uncharacterized protein has product MERLQRKQGALRQAIDTTIAAASTLLQATEAPTGELEEHLDILLEQAEELKAVNDAIEKKVDLQELDTVLTECAAYSLRICTLKTRIKRALRGGPASETRSSTPSETGNNSDHVAQSGSVQHAVTTTLQLPSTTTRLPKLEIAKFDGNLRSWHRFWNQFESTIHKNPALHPIDKFQYWTSYLTGKAAAAIDGLPLSDRNYEIAVKTLVERFGKDDVIIEEHMSRLLNIRPVHNILDTEKLRTLYDEIQAGVRSLEALGVASSTYGVLLLTVLRKNIPNELCLGYCRQKTTSAVAPGDELQNFLSFLKTEVESRERAECGTRQQLSTDRLSRPIRKDIPEKKASALVLTAVMKAETKCKLCEASSHSTADCEVDLTADQKRRIVQRERLCFRCAKAGHRAYECRTARWLKCKRCSGRHVAALCNLNRPPATGKSEEKTVLTETIVQSSLQVEGTKKRTRVLLQTAQAWVQGREKRAMVRLMIDGGSQRTFVKKEISEKMGLRVMGEETLKIMTFGNEKPSSGMKCRRVELWLCSRHNERKIRVEALEIPQICCDIVPGPEASTVNYLEEQGLELADSTQDGAEIGLLLGSDYYWEVTTGGVRRLDSGLVAVETIFGWTLQGTTHTTESTATYVSTVGVLRVAVIGEEDQDDTAAQLKSFWQLEHIGLVDEGEADVEDNQVLREFRENVSRNDCRYQVSLPWKKNAGDSADNKAATLTHHLKYTKDSFAETRSMLNNDVYEGDLVAGADTIKDTMRICKEAENILQMAGMNLTKWEPNDNLEAEWAAIWFRNSVSTGLGVGGEEGLGGGGGEAVPLTCRIPFWTMLAQVFFCLG; this is encoded by the exons CAAGCCATCGACACTACCATCGCAGCGGCCAGCACCTTACTTCAAGCGACAGAAGCACCAACCGGTGAGCTTGAAGAACATTTGGACATACTTCTTGAGCAAGCTGAAGAGCTTAAAGCAGTCAACGACGCTATAGAAAAGAAAGTGGACCTACAGGAGCTCGACACCGTATTAACAGAGTGTGCTGCGTACAGCTTGAGAATTTGTACCTTGAAAACAAGGATAAAAAGGGCACTGAGAGGTGGACCCGCGAGCGAAACGAGGTCAAGTACACCATCAGAAACTGGAAATAACTCTGACCACGTCGCACAGTCAGGTTCCGTCCAGCATGCAGTTACGACGACTCTTCAGCTACCGTCGACAACGACGAGACTTCCGAAGCTAGAGATCGCCAAATTCGACGGAAACCTGCGCTCATGGCACAGATTCTGGAATCAGTTCGAGTCTACCATCCACAAGAATCCAGCTCTACATCCAATTGACAAGTTTCAGTACTGGACGAGCTATCTCACCGGCAAAGCAGCAGCCGCTATCGACGGGCTACCACTCAGTGACCGAAATTATGAAATTGCAGTGAAGACATTGGTCGAAAGATTCGGAAAGGACGACGTTATCATTGAAGAACATATGTCGAGGTTACTCAACATCCGACCTGTCCATAACATCCTTGACACCGAGAAGCTGCGGACCCTTTATGATGAGATCCAGGCGGGGGTTCGGAGCCTCGAGGCATTGGGTGTGGCGTCGAGCACTTATGGAGTGCTTTTATTGACAGTCTTACGAAAGAACATCCCGAATGAGCTTTGCCTCGGTTACTGCAGACAAAAGACAACATCTGCAGTCGCGCCAGGAGATGAACTTCAAAATTTCCTCAGTTTcctcaagaccgaagtagaaAGTCGAGAGAGGGCCGAATGTGGAACCCGTCAACAGCTGAGCACCGACAGGCTGAGTCGCCCGATCCGCAAGGATATTCCTGAAAAGAAGGCGTCCGCGTTGGTTTTAACTGCCGTCATGAAAGCTGAAACAAAGTGCAAATTATGCGAAGCGAGCAGCCACTCAACCGCCGACTGTGAAGTTGATTTGACTGCGGATCAGAAGAGGAGAATTGTGCAGCGGGAAAGACTCTGCTTTAGGTGCGCCAAGGCAGGTCATCGAGCATACGAATGCCGCACCGCAAGATGGCTTAAATGTAAGAGATGTTCCGGCCGGCACGTTGCAGCCCTGTGTAACCTGAATCGACCACCAGCGactggaaagtcggaagagaaGACTGTACTCACTGAGACAATCGTACAGTCTTCGCTGCAAGTCGAAGGCACCAAGAAGAGAACCCGTGTCCTTCTGCAGACGGCTCAAGCGTGGGTTCAGGGTAGGGAGAAGCGAGCGATGGTCAGGCTGATGATTGACGGCGGAAGTCAGCGCACCTTTGTCAAGAAAGAGATTTCAGAGAAGATGGGACTGCGTGTGATGGGAGAGGAGACcctgaaaataatgacatttggaAACGAGAAGCCGTCTTCAGGAATGAAGTGCCGCCGAGTGGAGTTATGGCTGTGCAGTCGACACAACGAAAGAAAGATCCGCGTTGAAGCGCTTGAGATCCCGCAAATCTGCTGCGACATCGTGCCAGGACCTGAAGCTTCCACCGTCAACTACCTCGAAGAGCAAGGCCTCGAACTCGCCGACAGTACGCAAGATGGAGCAGAGATAGGGCTGCTGCTGGGATCCGATTACTACTGGGAGGTCACAACCGGTGGTGTCAGGCGCCTGGACAGCGGGCTCGTAGCCGTGGAGACCATTTTTGGCTGGACCCTGCAGGGGACAACACATACGACAGAATCAACAGCAACGTACGTGTCCACTGTGGGAGTGTTGCGCGTGGCTGTCATCGGCGAGGAAGACCAAGACGACACTGCTGCTCAACTGAAATCGTTTTGGCAGCTCGAACACATTGGCCTTGTCGACGAAGGAGAGGCGGACGTGGAAGACAACCAAGTTTTGCGGGAATTTCGGGAGAACGTCTCCAGGAACGACTGCCGATATCAAGTTTCCCTTCCCTGGAAAAAGAATGCTGGCGATTCGGCAGACAACAAAGCCGCGACACTAACGCACCATCTGAAGTACACAAAGGATAGTTTTGCGGAGACAAGAAGCATGCTAAACAACGACGTGTATGAGGGTGATTTGGTCGCAGGTGCCGATACTATAAAGGACACTATGCGCATATGCAAAGAGGCCGAAAATATTCTTCAGATGGCAGGCATGAATCTAACAAAATGGGAGCCCAATGATAACCTTGAAGCAGAATG GGCTGCTATCTGGTTTCGTAACTCGGTTTCTACTGGGTTGGGTGTGGGTGGAGAGGAAggtttgggaggaggaggaggagaggcggTCCCACTCACCTGCCGCATCCCGTTCTGGACTATGCTGGCCCAGGTCTTCTTTTGCTTGGGTTGA